A DNA window from Buttiauxella agrestis contains the following coding sequences:
- a CDS encoding MurR/RpiR family transcriptional regulator, whose amino-acid sequence MNCLLRIRSRYSTLAQSDRKLADFLLEKPDHARHLSSQQLAAEAGVSQSSVVKFSQKLGFKGFPALKLAISEALASGQDPQSVPVHNLILGDDPLRLVGEKLIKDNMAAMHATLDINSEEKLLASVNMLRNARRVLLVGIGASGLVAKNFAWKLMKIGINAVAEQDMHALLATAQASSTDDVLLAISYSGERREINLAADETLRAGAKILAITGFTPNALQQRASLCLYTIAEEQATRSAAISSTSAQMMLTDLLFMALVQRDLEHAPERIRHSEALVKKLV is encoded by the coding sequence ATGAACTGTTTACTGCGAATCCGAAGCCGCTACTCAACCCTGGCACAGAGTGACCGTAAACTGGCCGACTTTCTGCTGGAAAAACCCGATCACGCCCGTCATTTAAGCTCGCAGCAGCTTGCGGCTGAAGCCGGTGTAAGCCAATCAAGTGTGGTGAAGTTTTCCCAAAAACTGGGCTTTAAAGGCTTCCCTGCCCTTAAACTCGCCATCAGCGAAGCGTTGGCAAGCGGCCAGGATCCACAATCTGTACCGGTTCATAATTTGATTCTTGGTGATGATCCGCTGCGTCTGGTCGGTGAAAAGCTAATTAAAGACAATATGGCAGCGATGCATGCCACGCTTGATATCAATAGCGAAGAAAAGCTGCTTGCCAGTGTGAATATGTTGCGTAATGCGCGGCGTGTCTTGTTGGTGGGGATAGGTGCATCCGGTCTGGTCGCCAAGAATTTTGCCTGGAAGCTGATGAAAATTGGCATTAATGCGGTCGCGGAACAAGATATGCACGCGCTGCTGGCTACCGCTCAAGCTTCAAGTACCGACGACGTATTGCTGGCTATTTCCTATTCTGGTGAACGGCGTGAGATAAATCTCGCCGCAGATGAAACTCTGCGTGCAGGTGCAAAAATCCTCGCGATTACCGGCTTCACGCCAAATGCGTTGCAGCAACGAGCCTCGCTTTGCTTGTACACCATCGCCGAAGAGCAGGCGACGCGTAGCGCGGCTATCTCCTCCACAAGCGCACAGATGATGCTAACCGATTTGCTGTTTATGGCCCTGGTTCAACGGGATCTGGAACACGCACCAGAACGCATTCGTCATAGTGAAGCGCTGGTAAAAAAACTGGTTTGA
- the pdxJ gene encoding pyridoxine 5'-phosphate synthase: MAELLLGVNIDHIATLRNARGTAYPDPVQAAFICEQAGADGITVHLREDRRHITDRDVRILRQTLDTRMNLEMAVTEEMIGIACETKPHFCCLVPEKRQEVTTEGGLDVAGQLDKMRDACKRLADAGILVSLFIDADHAQIDAAVAVGAPYIEIHTGCYADAQDEVTQAKELARIAEAATYAAGKGLKVNAGHGLTYHNVKAIARLPEMHELNIGHAIIGRAVMSGLKEAVAEMKRLMQEARS; the protein is encoded by the coding sequence ATGGCTGAATTACTTTTAGGCGTCAACATCGATCACATCGCAACTTTGCGTAACGCACGTGGCACGGCATATCCTGATCCTGTACAGGCCGCATTCATTTGCGAGCAAGCTGGTGCGGACGGTATTACGGTTCACCTGCGTGAAGATCGCCGCCATATCACCGATCGCGATGTCCGCATTCTGCGCCAGACCCTCGATACGCGCATGAACCTCGAAATGGCAGTCACCGAGGAGATGATTGGTATTGCCTGCGAAACTAAACCTCATTTCTGCTGCCTGGTGCCGGAAAAACGCCAGGAAGTCACCACCGAAGGCGGGCTGGATGTCGCCGGTCAACTGGATAAAATGCGCGATGCCTGCAAACGCCTCGCGGATGCTGGAATTCTGGTTTCTCTGTTTATTGATGCTGACCACGCGCAAATTGATGCTGCTGTGGCCGTTGGCGCGCCATATATCGAAATTCATACCGGCTGCTATGCGGATGCGCAAGACGAAGTGACTCAAGCCAAAGAACTGGCTCGTATCGCAGAAGCGGCAACTTACGCAGCGGGAAAAGGGCTGAAAGTGAATGCCGGACACGGTCTGACTTACCACAACGTAAAAGCCATTGCCCGCCTGCCAGAAATGCACGAGCTGAATATCGGCCATGCGATTATTGGCCGTGCGGTAATGAGTGGTTTGAAAGAAGCGGTGGCAGAAATGAAACGCCTGATGCAGGAAGCGCGTAGCTAA
- the recO gene encoding DNA repair protein RecO: protein MEGWQRAFVLHSRPWSETSLLLDLFSEESGRVRLIAKGARSRRSNLKGTLQPFTPLLVRWGGRGEVKTLRSAEAVSLALPLSGITLYSGLYVNELVSRVLEDETRFSELFFDYLHCIQALAGTSGSPEPALRRFELALLGHLGYGVDFLHCAGSGEEVSDTMTYRYREEKGFIASLVVDNRTFTGHELKALANREFPDLASLRAAKRFTRIALKPYLGGKPLKSRELFRQFVPKKPPLKSPQDPQ, encoded by the coding sequence ATGGAAGGCTGGCAACGGGCTTTTGTCCTGCATAGTCGCCCCTGGAGCGAAACCAGCCTTCTGCTTGACCTCTTTTCAGAAGAGTCAGGGCGCGTTCGTTTAATTGCGAAAGGCGCTCGTTCTCGGCGTTCAAACCTCAAAGGGACACTCCAGCCCTTCACTCCATTGCTGGTTCGCTGGGGTGGACGTGGTGAAGTTAAAACACTGCGTAGCGCCGAAGCTGTCTCGCTGGCACTTCCTCTGAGTGGTATTACGCTTTACAGCGGCCTGTACGTGAATGAACTGGTTTCACGCGTGCTTGAAGATGAAACCCGTTTCTCTGAATTATTCTTCGATTATCTCCATTGTATTCAGGCTTTAGCCGGAACCAGCGGTTCTCCTGAACCGGCATTGCGTCGTTTTGAGTTAGCGCTGCTCGGACATCTGGGTTACGGCGTAGATTTCCTGCATTGCGCCGGTAGCGGCGAAGAAGTCAGCGATACCATGACTTATCGCTATCGTGAAGAGAAAGGCTTTATCGCAAGCCTTGTGGTGGATAACCGCACCTTCACTGGCCACGAGTTGAAGGCGCTTGCTAACCGTGAGTTTCCAGATTTAGCCAGTTTGCGCGCTGCCAAACGTTTTACCCGCATAGCGTTAAAACCCTATCTGGGCGGAAAGCCCCTCAAAAGCCGCGAATTGTTCCGCCAGTTTGTGCCTAAAAAACCACCACTCAAATCACCTCAAGACCCGCAATAA
- the yfhb gene encoding phosphatidylglycerophosphatase C has translation MATQSERRVVFFDLDGTLHQQDMFGSFLRYLLRHLPLNLLLVIPLLPVIGGALLIKGRAARWPMSLLLWGATFGHSETRLKQLETNFVTWFRGRVTAFPIVQQRLTDYLTSSDADVWLITGSPQPLVQQVYFDTPWLPKVKLIASQIERSHGGWVLTLRCLGHEKVAQLEQKIGTPLQLYSGYSDSNQDNPLLYFCQHRWRVTPLGQLQQLE, from the coding sequence TTGGCAACTCAGAGTGAGCGTCGGGTAGTCTTTTTTGATTTAGATGGCACGCTGCATCAGCAGGATATGTTCGGCAGCTTCTTGCGCTATCTGTTGCGCCATCTGCCCCTCAATCTGTTACTTGTCATTCCGCTTTTGCCGGTGATAGGAGGGGCGTTGCTGATTAAAGGACGCGCCGCTCGTTGGCCGATGAGCCTGTTATTGTGGGGAGCAACCTTTGGTCATAGCGAAACACGCCTCAAACAGCTGGAAACGAACTTTGTGACCTGGTTTCGTGGGCGCGTCACCGCCTTTCCGATAGTCCAGCAGCGTCTGACGGATTATCTGACCAGTTCAGATGCCGATGTCTGGTTAATCACAGGCTCGCCGCAACCGCTTGTTCAGCAGGTTTATTTCGACACGCCGTGGCTACCGAAAGTTAAGCTAATTGCCAGCCAGATTGAACGCTCTCATGGAGGGTGGGTGCTCACATTGCGCTGCCTTGGGCATGAGAAAGTGGCGCAACTGGAACAAAAAATTGGCACGCCGCTACAGCTTTATAGTGGTTACAGCGACAGCAACCAGGATAACCCGCTGCTCTATTTTTGCCAGCACCGCTGGCGGGTTACACCGCTTGGACAGTTGCAGCAACTGGAATAA
- the lepB gene encoding signal peptidase I, translating to MANMFALILVIATLVTGILWCIDKFIFAPKRREKQAAAQAATGDALDGKTLKKVGPKPGWLETGASVFPVLAIVLIVRSFIYEPFQIPSGSMMPTLLIGDFILVEKFAYGIKDPIYQNTLIETGHPKRGDIVVFKYPQDPRLDYIKRAVGLPGDRVSYDPVAKEVTVQPNCSSGQACDNALPITYSNVEPSDFVQTFARRNGSEANSGFFQLPQNQTKENGIRLSERKETLGDVTHNILTVPIAQDQLGMYYQQPGQQLATWIVPPGHYFMMGDNRDNSADSRYWGFVPEANLVGKATAIWMSFEKQEGEWPTGVRLSRIGGIH from the coding sequence ATGGCGAATATGTTTGCGCTAATCCTCGTGATAGCGACGCTGGTGACGGGTATTTTATGGTGCATTGATAAATTTATCTTTGCGCCAAAACGTCGGGAAAAACAGGCGGCAGCGCAAGCTGCCACGGGTGATGCGCTTGATGGCAAAACGCTCAAAAAAGTCGGACCGAAACCAGGTTGGTTAGAAACGGGGGCATCCGTATTCCCTGTGCTCGCGATAGTTCTGATTGTGCGTTCATTTATTTATGAACCCTTCCAGATACCATCCGGCTCCATGATGCCAACGCTTTTAATCGGCGATTTTATTCTGGTAGAGAAATTTGCCTATGGCATTAAAGATCCTATTTACCAGAATACGCTCATTGAAACCGGTCATCCAAAACGCGGCGATATTGTGGTGTTCAAATATCCACAAGATCCGCGTCTTGATTACATCAAGCGTGCTGTCGGTTTACCGGGCGATCGTGTCAGTTACGATCCTGTGGCAAAAGAAGTCACTGTTCAGCCAAATTGCAGTTCAGGCCAGGCCTGTGACAACGCGTTGCCAATTACTTACAGCAATGTAGAACCCAGTGATTTTGTGCAGACATTTGCACGCCGCAACGGCAGTGAAGCAAACTCTGGTTTCTTCCAGTTGCCACAGAACCAAACCAAAGAAAATGGTATTCGTCTTTCCGAGCGCAAAGAAACTTTGGGCGATGTGACTCACAATATTCTGACCGTGCCAATTGCGCAGGATCAGCTGGGTATGTATTACCAGCAACCGGGCCAACAACTGGCGACCTGGATTGTTCCACCGGGCCATTATTTCATGATGGGTGATAACCGCGATAACAGCGCTGATAGCCGTTATTGGGGCTTTGTTCCTGAGGCAAATCTGGTCGGTAAAGCGACCGCAATCTGGATGAGTTTCGAGAAACAAGAAGGTGAATGGCCAACGGGTGTTCGTTTAAGCCGTATAGGCGGAATTCATTGA
- a CDS encoding YfhL family 4Fe-4S dicluster ferredoxin, which translates to MALLITKKCINCDMCEPECPNEAISMGDSIYEINTDRCTECVGHYETPTCQKVCPIPNTIISDPAHIENEEQLWDKFVQMHHADKL; encoded by the coding sequence ATGGCGCTACTTATCACTAAAAAATGTATCAACTGCGATATGTGCGAGCCGGAGTGCCCGAACGAGGCCATTTCCATGGGGGATAGCATTTATGAGATCAACACCGATCGCTGCACTGAGTGCGTGGGTCATTACGAAACACCTACGTGCCAGAAAGTGTGTCCTATCCCGAATACCATCATCAGCGATCCCGCGCATATCGAAAATGAAGAGCAGCTGTGGGACAAGTTTGTCCAGATGCATCACGCCGACAAACTCTAG
- the era gene encoding GTPase Era: MSEEQTFCGFVAIVGRPNVGKSTLLNQLLGQKISITSRKAQTTRHRIMGIHTEGPYQAIYVDTPGLHMEEKRAINRLMNKAASSSIGDVELVIFVVEGTKWTADDEMVLNKLRDARAPVILAVNKVDNVQDKGILLPHLQFLGSQMNFLDIVPISAENGMNVDTIASIVRKRLPEATHHFPEEYVTDRSQRFMASEIIREKLMRFLGAELPYSVTVEIEQFVSNARGGFDINGLILVEREGQKKMVIGNKGAKIKTIGIEARKDMEEMFEAKIHLELWVKVKSGWADDERALRSLGYTDDLK, translated from the coding sequence ATGAGCGAAGAACAAACCTTTTGCGGATTCGTGGCCATCGTTGGTCGCCCTAATGTCGGCAAATCCACGCTGCTAAACCAGTTGCTTGGGCAAAAAATTTCTATCACTTCCCGTAAAGCGCAGACCACCCGTCACCGCATTATGGGTATCCATACCGAAGGCCCGTATCAGGCAATTTACGTCGATACCCCAGGGCTGCATATGGAAGAAAAGCGCGCTATCAACCGCCTGATGAACAAAGCTGCGAGCAGCTCCATCGGTGATGTTGAGCTGGTTATTTTCGTCGTTGAAGGGACTAAGTGGACCGCAGACGATGAAATGGTGCTTAACAAACTGCGTGACGCGCGCGCGCCGGTGATTCTGGCAGTGAACAAAGTCGATAACGTGCAAGATAAAGGCATTCTGTTGCCGCATCTGCAATTCCTCGGTAGCCAGATGAACTTCCTCGATATCGTGCCCATTTCTGCGGAAAACGGCATGAACGTAGATACGATTGCGAGCATCGTTCGCAAACGTCTGCCAGAAGCGACTCATCACTTCCCTGAAGAGTACGTTACAGACCGTTCACAGCGTTTCATGGCCTCTGAAATCATCCGTGAAAAACTGATGCGTTTCCTTGGCGCGGAATTACCCTATTCCGTTACCGTTGAAATTGAACAGTTTGTCTCTAATGCTCGCGGTGGTTTTGACATCAATGGTTTGATTCTGGTTGAACGTGAAGGCCAGAAGAAAATGGTGATTGGCAACAAAGGCGCCAAAATCAAAACCATCGGTATCGAAGCGCGTAAAGACATGGAAGAGATGTTTGAAGCGAAAATTCACCTGGAGCTGTGGGTGAAGGTGAAATCCGGTTGGGCAGATGACGAACGCGCACTGCGTAGCCTGGGTTATACCGACGATCTGAAGTAA
- the acpS gene encoding holo-ACP synthase: protein MAILGLGTDIVEIARIESVISRSGDRLAKRVLSANEWLQYQAHQQPVRFLAKRFAVKEAAAKAFGTGIRNGLAFNQFEVFNDPLGKPQLRFWEEAERVAQRMGVRSVHVTLADERHYACATVIIEN, encoded by the coding sequence ATGGCGATTCTTGGCCTTGGCACAGACATTGTTGAGATAGCGCGCATTGAAAGCGTTATCTCACGCTCGGGTGACCGACTGGCGAAGCGTGTGCTGAGTGCCAACGAATGGCTGCAATACCAGGCGCACCAGCAACCGGTGCGCTTTTTGGCAAAACGTTTTGCGGTAAAAGAAGCGGCGGCAAAAGCGTTTGGCACCGGTATTCGCAACGGTCTGGCGTTTAATCAGTTTGAAGTGTTCAACGACCCGTTAGGTAAACCGCAACTGCGATTCTGGGAAGAGGCCGAGCGAGTCGCGCAAAGAATGGGTGTGCGCTCAGTGCACGTTACGCTTGCCGATGAACGGCACTATGCGTGTGCGACGGTGATCATAGAAAACTAG
- the rnc gene encoding ribonuclease III encodes MNPIVINRLQRKLGYTFVHQDLLQQALTHRSASSKHNERLEFLGDSILSYVIANALYHRFPRVDEGDMSRMRATLVRGNTLAEIAREFELGECLRLGPGELKSGGFRRESILADTVEALIGGVFLDSDIQNVERLILSWYQSRLDEISPGDKQKDPKTRLQEYLQGRHLPLPSYLVVQVRGEAHDQEFTIHCQVSGLPEPVIGTGSSRRKAEQAAAEQALIKLELE; translated from the coding sequence ATGAACCCCATCGTAATTAATAGGCTGCAGCGTAAGCTGGGCTACACTTTTGTACATCAGGATCTGTTGCAGCAGGCATTAACGCATCGCAGTGCCAGCAGCAAACACAATGAGCGTCTGGAATTTCTGGGTGACTCCATTCTTAGCTATGTTATTGCAAACGCGCTTTACCATCGTTTTCCACGCGTAGACGAAGGTGATATGAGCCGTATGCGTGCGACGCTGGTGCGTGGCAATACGTTGGCAGAAATAGCCCGCGAATTTGAGTTAGGTGAATGTCTGCGTCTTGGGCCGGGTGAATTAAAAAGTGGTGGATTCCGCCGCGAATCCATTCTGGCCGATACCGTAGAAGCCTTAATTGGTGGCGTTTTCCTCGACAGCGACATCCAGAATGTTGAGCGTTTAATTCTTTCCTGGTATCAATCTCGTCTGGATGAAATTAGCCCAGGCGATAAGCAAAAAGACCCTAAGACGCGTCTGCAAGAGTATTTGCAGGGTCGCCACTTGCCACTGCCATCTTATTTGGTGGTGCAGGTTCGTGGTGAAGCGCACGATCAGGAATTTACCATTCACTGTCAGGTGAGTGGCCTGCCTGAGCCGGTGATTGGCACCGGTTCAAGCCGCCGTAAAGCGGAACAGGCTGCAGCTGAGCAGGCGCTTATCAAGCTGGAGCTGGAATAA